CTTCTGTCAGTCGCTGGAGAACCGGCAAGACCACCCCTCGCAAGAACAGTCTGAGACACCTGGCCCAATTGGCCGGTCGTCAAATACGTTTTATTAAATCTGAAAAGGGCATGAATGTTGTCTGGCTGAATGAAAATGAGGGTGCTCTGACACCCTATGTTCCACTTCAGAATATTCGCCAAACGGTAAAGGTTTACACCTGGAGCCAGGCCATGAGTACTGGTTTTTTCAGACGAAATGGCAGTATTGGGCAGAAGCCGGTCCATTCGCTCAAGGGCATCCCGGATATTGAAGATCCCCTGGTTTATTCCTTGATTATTGACGAGGAAAACAATTCCCTGATCGATCCCTACACACGTTATGGTGATGTGTTGATAATTTCACCGGCGGCCAGTGTGAAAAATGGAGATCATGTTCTGGCAAAACTCACGGATGGCCGCTTGATATCCCGTAAAATTCAATTTGCAGATGACAATCTCTTTTTCACTCGACACGAAGATGGTACGGCTGAATTCAGTGTGAAGGCTCCTGCCATAGAGTTCTATCATAAGGTGGTTTACGTCCGCAAACGTTAGTCAACCACGCATACCCCATTCAGTGCTTCACGGCTAAAATAAAAGAGACCTGAAGTTTCAGGTCTCTGGTGAGGATAGTTGTGCCGAGAGCGGGAGTCGAACCCGCACAAGCGTTAGCTCACTGCCCCCTCAAGACAGCGTGTCTACCAGTTCCACCACCTCGGCAAAAAACTATTCGTCAGTTGGCAGGTCGATTCCGGTCGCTTCCGTTGCTACGGTTGGAGCTGCTGCTTCAGCAGGACTGGTTGCTTCAAACTGAGTACCGGGAATGAAGATATCTTCCTGTAATTCTTTCTGAAAATCGTTCTGATCTGATGATCCACCTTTGTTGAGAACACCGATCAAAATAATAAGAACCATAAATGCGACGGCAAATCCAGCTGTTAATTTGGTTAAGAAATTACTGGCTCCTACTCCGCCAAAAAGTGCACTGGCCGTGTTACCTCCACCAAAAGTTCCGGCTAATCCACCGCCCTTGCTGGACTGCATAAGAATTACCATCATCAATAGTAGTGATATGATCACCAGGATAATGTACAGAAATGTCATGAGTTTCTCCTACTTGATAGCTCCGGCTTCGTCTATGATGCCCTTGAAAGATTCAAGCTGCATACTTGCTCCGCCAACCAGAGCTCCATCAATGTCCTTATTGGACAATAAACCAATTGTATTATCAGGTTTGACACTTCCCCCGTAAAGGATCCAAGTCGATTCAGCGACATTTTCGTTAAACAGCGTTTTCAACGCGCCACGAATAAAGGTGTGGATCGCTGCAGCTTGTTCAGGTGAAGCCGTAAGACCGGTTCCAATGGCCCAGACAGGCTCATAAGCAATGATCACTGTATCCATGTCGGTATCGCTCAAATTCTTTAAGCCAACCCGAAGTTGTCTGGCAATCACCTTTTCAGTTTCTTCAGCTTCTCGCTCTTCAATCTTCTCGCCCACACAAAAAATGGGGATCAAACCTGTTTTCAAAGACCTGTGAACTTTTTTATTGACCCATTCATCACTCTCACCAAAGACATGTCGTCTTTCAGAATGACCCAGGATCACATATTCGGCTCCAGTTTCCCGGATCATGGCACCGGTGATCTCACCGGTAAAAGCCCCGGCTTCTTCCCAATGCATATTTTGGGCACCAACCTTTAGCTCACTACCACTTACCGTATCAAAAACTGTCTTCAATGCCAAAAAAGGCGGGCATAAAATAACCGAGACCCCATGGGTGTCCAATAAATTATTCCGTAGTGATTCAGCGAATTCTCCAGCCTCTTTGGAACCGAAATGCATCTTCCAATTCCCGGCTACTATCTTATTTCTTTTCAATTATTTAGCTCCTTTCAAAGCTTCAAAAGCGGGTAGATCGATACCGCTTAACAATTCCAGTGAAGCGCCCCCTCCGGTAGAAGTGTGGCTTACGCAACCCGTCATCCCGAATTTTTTGAGCGCAGCGGCACTATCCCCACCACCTACGATGGTGGTAGCACCTTGTTTTGTAATATCACAAAGTTTTTGAGCAATAGTTCTGGTGCCTTCTTGAAAAGGAGTCATTTCAAAAACTCCCATTGGTCCATTCCACAGCACCGTTTTGGATGAATCCAGGATCTGATTAAAAGATTGAATTGTTCTCCCGCCAATATCAAGACCCATAAGATCATCCTCCAAAGCTCGGATAGGCAATTCCCGGGCCTCAGCATCTTCAGCGATCTCTTTTCCAGCAATACAATCAGACGGCAAAACAAGATTAACACCCTTGTCCAGACAGAGTTCAATGACATCTGACGCAAACTGTAAGCGGTCTTCTTCCACCAGGGATGAACCAACATTATGGTTCAAAGGGGCTGCACTCAAGAAAGTAAAGGCCATCCCGCCACCAATGAGAATATTATCTGCTATATCTGCCAATCGTTTTAACAGGTCGATCTTACCACTAACCTTGGAGCCACCCAGAATAACTGTAAAGGGTCTTACCGGAGACTCGATGGCCTTAACCAGGAAGTCGATCTCCTGCATAAGTAAAAAGCCGGCAGCCTGTTCAGCCATATAAGCGACTATCCCCACATTGGAGGCATGCGCCCGATGAGCAGTCCCAAAAGCATCATTGACGTAGATGTCAGCCAACCCAGCCAATTGCCTGGAGAACTCCGGATCATTATCAGTTTCAGCAGCATGGAAACGCAGATTCTCAAGAATGAGAATCTGTCCCGGTTTTAGATCTGCCGCCATTGCCTCTACTTCTGGTCCAACACAATCCGGAGCAAACCGAACCTCTGCTGAAACCAATTTGGTCAACCTTCTGGCAACCGGTGCCAGGCTCATTTCAGGAACCACCGCACCTTTTGGTCGACCCAGGTGTGAAGCTATTATGATAGCCGCACCTTGCTTTAACAAGTGTTCGATGGTTGGTAGGGAAGCCTGGATACGAAAATCATCAGTTACTTGTCCCTCACTATCCAGGGGCACATTATAGTCTGTCCTGATGAAAACTTTCTTCCCGGTGACGACCAGGTCTTTGACATGTTTTGGCATCTTGTAGTCCAGCCTCTGGTTATTGGGCGTTCTTCAGCGCATCAGCCAGACCAACATGCAGATCAAACTTGAATTTCTCCACATTGATCTTGGGTTCATGCCAGACACCATAATTTTCAGCCATGATACATTTGATCAGGTAACTCTGGGTCAATGCTTCGGTGGTTTTCTTATCATACCAGCGGATATCGATCTTGGCTGCATTCTCATGGACAGCACCCAGAAGAGCGCTGAGGAAGGTTTGACGATTTTCTGTATCGGTATTGATCTTGGCAAAACCAGCACCGATCAGTCCCTGGATCTGTTCCCAGTCTGTACCCACAAAATTTTTCCAGGTCTGGCCATATTTCTCAGCCATCCCTGCTCCCAGATTTCCCAATTGTTCTACCGCATATTCCACAACCTGGGAATAAAGGGTTGAAGCACCGTGAGCTACAAAAATAGTCTCGGGTTGAACACGGTCGGCGATCTTCAGTAATTCATAGGCTAATTCAATATTAAGTTTGACCTTAGTACCAGGTTTGCCCTTGTTGGGACCGTGCATAGTTCCAATGGTGGGAGCAATCATCAGCACACCTGTTTCGGTGATGAATTGTTCAAATTCATCGGGCTGGGTGTAGGTTGAGATCTCGGATTTGGTATCTTCGTCCTCTTCGCCGGCCAATACTCCCAATTCTCCTTCGACAGAAACACCCAGGGGGTGAGCCATATTCACTACTTCACGGGTATAACCGATATTCTCTTCCAGTGAGCGACCACATTTGTTGGCATGATCTGTTGAATTGTCAGCCATGACACTTGTCAAATGCTGAACTGCGCCCTGAACCACTTTGCGACCAGCTTCAGTCGTGTAATCACCATGATCCAGATGAGTGGCTACTTTGACAGTTGAACGTTTTGCTCGAGAGGCAATATAATCAGCGGCTACTTCCAAACCGGTGATGGAATCCCCGCCACCAAAATGTTTCAAGGCACTGTTCGAGATCTCGAGGAGGCCTGAAGAACCTAGAATTTCGAAAGCATCAAAGGCTGCATCGATCCCCTGAATGGTTGTGATGTTAAAAGCCGGAAGAGCGTAGGGCTTGCTCTTCAAGTTACCCTTTTCACCTTGTTTAGCTTTGAGGGTCAGGGCATGAGCACTGGTCATGTTATCTGAAAATCTCCGAGAGGTATTCAATTGAGGTGGATTGTTGTAGGCTTTCATTTAAGAATCTCCAAATCTATAGTTAATACTGAATTTATATTTTGAACTGTGACAATCGTTATCTGGATGAGTAGCGTTGTTAAGATTACAGGACAGGTATTTCTGATCGTAAAGTCGCATAAGGGGCTTGATCCATCACCATTTCCCGGACAGATCATTGGGGTTCGTTTTTAAAAATAAGCAGGCATTCATCACGCTCAATCTAGTCATTTTACGATCCAAAAGTTAAAAAATCGTTAGTAACTCAGAAAAACGTTACTACAAAAATCACATTAAATCAAGCAGCCTCATGCTGGGGTGTTGACAGGGTGATCAAATCTACCTGAGCAGCCCCGCCAACTTGTCTCAATACCTGAGCTAGTGCATTGGCAGTAGCCCCTGTAGTGAGAACATCATCAACTAAAAGAATCTTTTTCCCTGACACACCTGTATCATCCTTAACGGCAAAAGCGCTGGCGACATTTTGTTGACGTTCCTCGGCATTCAACTTGGTTTGAGTTCGGGTGTATTTTGTGCGAGCCACCAAATGGTTCCCAATACTGGCACCTAATTCTCTGGAGAGCCAGTTACTCATGCCATCAACCTGATTATAGCCCCTTTCTCTTAATTTCCGAGGGTGCAGAGGAATTGAGATAACCAGATCATAAGTGTGAGTAGGAAG
This genomic interval from Candidatus Neomarinimicrobiota bacterium contains the following:
- a CDS encoding ComF family protein, which produces MKQLSYHMLTNTSWKCKWVKAIRMLFSGLLDLIYPPLCLLCERRLDQNEDQVCLSCLHNFKLIGKAHAQFSVPGEIYLGTAWALFEFDEAFQSLIHHLKYSRRRKPVVTVLDHYRTAIISQLPTHTYDLVISIPLHPRKLRERGYNQVDGMSNWLSRELGASIGNHLVARTKYTRTQTKLNAEERQQNVASAFAVKDDTGVSGKKILLVDDVLTTGATANALAQVLRQVGGAAQVDLITLSTPQHEAA
- the tpiA gene encoding triose-phosphate isomerase, whose translation is MKRNKIVAGNWKMHFGSKEAGEFAESLRNNLLDTHGVSVILCPPFLALKTVFDTVSGSELKVGAQNMHWEEAGAFTGEITGAMIRETGAEYVILGHSERRHVFGESDEWVNKKVHRSLKTGLIPIFCVGEKIEEREAEETEKVIARQLRVGLKNLSDTDMDTVIIAYEPVWAIGTGLTASPEQAAAIHTFIRGALKTLFNENVAESTWILYGGSVKPDNTIGLLSNKDIDGALVGGASMQLESFKGIIDEAGAIK
- a CDS encoding helix-turn-helix transcriptional regulator, whose amino-acid sequence is MENNYREFALKTIDELGLSDYEVAKLTGIKSSSVSRWRTGKTTPRKNSLRHLAQLAGRQIRFIKSEKGMNVVWLNENEGALTPYVPLQNIRQTVKVYTWSQAMSTGFFRRNGSIGQKPVHSLKGIPDIEDPLVYSLIIDEENNSLIDPYTRYGDVLIISPAASVKNGDHVLAKLTDGRLISRKIQFADDNLFFTRHEDGTAEFSVKAPAIEFYHKVVYVRKR
- a CDS encoding phosphoglycerate kinase, which gives rise to MPKHVKDLVVTGKKVFIRTDYNVPLDSEGQVTDDFRIQASLPTIEHLLKQGAAIIIASHLGRPKGAVVPEMSLAPVARRLTKLVSAEVRFAPDCVGPEVEAMAADLKPGQILILENLRFHAAETDNDPEFSRQLAGLADIYVNDAFGTAHRAHASNVGIVAYMAEQAAGFLLMQEIDFLVKAIESPVRPFTVILGGSKVSGKIDLLKRLADIADNILIGGGMAFTFLSAAPLNHNVGSSLVEEDRLQFASDVIELCLDKGVNLVLPSDCIAGKEIAEDAEARELPIRALEDDLMGLDIGGRTIQSFNQILDSSKTVLWNGPMGVFEMTPFQEGTRTIAQKLCDITKQGATTIVGGGDSAAALKKFGMTGCVSHTSTGGGASLELLSGIDLPAFEALKGAK
- the secG gene encoding preprotein translocase subunit SecG, with translation MTFLYIILVIISLLLMMVILMQSSKGGGLAGTFGGGNTASALFGGVGASNFLTKLTAGFAVAFMVLIILIGVLNKGGSSDQNDFQKELQEDIFIPGTQFEATSPAEAAAPTVATEATGIDLPTDE
- a CDS encoding class II fructose-bisphosphate aldolase, with the protein product MKAYNNPPQLNTSRRFSDNMTSAHALTLKAKQGEKGNLKSKPYALPAFNITTIQGIDAAFDAFEILGSSGLLEISNSALKHFGGGDSITGLEVAADYIASRAKRSTVKVATHLDHGDYTTEAGRKVVQGAVQHLTSVMADNSTDHANKCGRSLEENIGYTREVVNMAHPLGVSVEGELGVLAGEEDEDTKSEISTYTQPDEFEQFITETGVLMIAPTIGTMHGPNKGKPGTKVKLNIELAYELLKIADRVQPETIFVAHGASTLYSQVVEYAVEQLGNLGAGMAEKYGQTWKNFVGTDWEQIQGLIGAGFAKINTDTENRQTFLSALLGAVHENAAKIDIRWYDKKTTEALTQSYLIKCIMAENYGVWHEPKINVEKFKFDLHVGLADALKNAQ